The Sphingomonas sinipercae genome contains a region encoding:
- a CDS encoding ParB/RepB/Spo0J family partition protein, which produces MAKPGTGLGRGLSALLDEAVRPATASADGESPASGVREVEVSRIHPNPNQPRTQFDEEAIAELAESIAERGILQPILVRPHGAEFQIVAGERRWRAAQKAQLHRVPVLVREIDDSTAAEIALVENIQRKDLNPLEEAEGYRQLIERYGHTQDAVAKLVHKSRSHVANLLRLLDLPDAVRDPLLRGDITMGHARAIAAADDAERLVSEIISKGLSVRQAEALAKKVRPGAGADIARASARNAQPADADLAALERQLADILGLRVKVAHNGAGGSVSLHYSSLDQLDMICQRLSGEPI; this is translated from the coding sequence ATGGCCAAGCCAGGCACCGGGCTCGGCCGCGGCCTTTCCGCCCTTCTCGACGAAGCCGTCCGCCCGGCCACCGCAAGCGCGGATGGCGAAAGCCCGGCGAGCGGCGTTCGCGAGGTGGAAGTTAGCCGGATTCACCCCAATCCCAACCAGCCGCGCACCCAGTTCGACGAGGAAGCGATCGCCGAGCTTGCGGAATCGATCGCCGAGCGCGGGATCCTGCAGCCGATCCTGGTGCGTCCGCATGGGGCCGAGTTCCAGATTGTGGCCGGCGAGCGGCGCTGGCGAGCCGCGCAAAAGGCGCAGCTGCACCGGGTCCCGGTCCTCGTCCGCGAGATCGACGATTCGACCGCGGCGGAAATCGCGCTGGTCGAGAATATCCAGCGCAAGGATCTCAACCCGCTGGAGGAGGCGGAGGGCTACCGCCAGCTGATCGAGCGATACGGGCATACGCAGGATGCGGTCGCGAAATTGGTCCACAAGTCGCGCAGCCACGTCGCCAACCTGCTGAGATTGCTCGACCTTCCCGACGCTGTTCGCGACCCGCTGTTGCGAGGCGATATCACCATGGGTCACGCGCGGGCGATCGCGGCGGCCGACGATGCCGAGCGCCTGGTCTCCGAAATCATCAGCAAGGGGCTGTCGGTGCGGCAGGCTGAAGCGCTCGCCAAGAAGGTTCGCCCCGGGGCCGGCGCCGATATCGCCCGCGCCAGCGCCCGCAACGCCCAACCGGCCGATGCCGATTTGGCCGCGCTCGAGCGCCAGCTCGCCGACATCCTCGGCCTCCGGGTCAAGGTCGCGCACAACGGTGCCGGCGGCTCCGTCTCGCTGCACTATAGCAGCCTCGACCAGCTCGACATGATCTGCCAGCGGCTCTCCGGCGAGCCGATCTAG
- the holA gene encoding DNA polymerase III subunit delta, producing MKSDRRTIDRLLDSPDGKTRFYLFYGYDDGQSRGHADRLLKAMGADKFAIAAGAVKSDPAALVDEAAAIDMFGGKRALWIEPAGDEIADAVEALLGAAAVESPVIALAGALKKTSRLLKLAESHALALAHVSYELNERDLERMVEELARTEGLRLGNGIAGRIAAGAGGDRGVITRELAKIALYVGAAPERPKDVAGDVMEAIGVGSEGEWAALGDVALAGDTATLADELSRSAAGGEAITLVRALQRRLLMLARLRSRVDSGEGVDAAMASLGKALFFKDKAMVGKMLRQWDSKRLARVAERAGELERSLMRGDSPPPVEALGEELIAIARTAQRR from the coding sequence GCTATGACGACGGGCAGTCCCGCGGCCACGCCGACCGCCTGCTGAAGGCGATGGGCGCGGACAAGTTCGCGATTGCCGCCGGCGCGGTGAAATCGGACCCCGCGGCGCTGGTCGACGAAGCCGCGGCGATCGACATGTTCGGGGGCAAGCGTGCGCTGTGGATCGAGCCGGCCGGGGATGAGATCGCCGATGCGGTGGAGGCCCTGCTTGGCGCTGCCGCGGTGGAAAGCCCGGTCATCGCGCTGGCGGGCGCGTTGAAGAAGACTTCGCGGCTGCTGAAGCTGGCCGAAAGCCATGCGCTGGCCTTGGCCCACGTCTCCTACGAGCTCAACGAGCGCGATTTGGAGCGGATGGTCGAGGAATTGGCGCGGACCGAAGGGCTTCGGCTCGGCAACGGCATCGCCGGGCGGATCGCGGCGGGCGCGGGCGGAGACCGCGGCGTCATCACCCGCGAGCTGGCCAAGATCGCGCTCTATGTGGGCGCAGCGCCGGAGCGGCCCAAGGATGTCGCGGGCGACGTGATGGAGGCAATCGGCGTCGGCAGCGAAGGCGAATGGGCCGCGCTAGGCGACGTCGCGCTTGCCGGCGACACTGCGACGCTGGCTGACGAGCTCAGCCGGTCGGCGGCCGGCGGGGAAGCGATCACGCTGGTGCGCGCGCTGCAGCGGCGGCTGCTGATGCTGGCCCGGCTGCGGTCGCGGGTTGATAGCGGTGAAGGCGTCGACGCAGCCATGGCGTCACTGGGCAAGGCCTTGTTCTTCAAGGACAAAGCGATGGTCGGGAAGATGCTTCGACAGTGGGATTCGAAGCGCCTGGCGCGGGTGGCCGAGCGGGCCGGGGAGCTCGAGCGGTCGCTAATGCGCGGCGATTCGCCGCCGCCGGTAGAGGCGCTGGGCGAGGAACTGATTGCGATCGCCCGGACCGCGCAACGCCGGTAG
- a CDS encoding ParA family protein: MIRVAVVNQKGGVGKTTTAINLATALAAIGWRVLLIDLDPQGNASTGLGVPQSKRERSSYDVLIGAQTVQDSVIPTRVPRLDLLPATVDLSGAEVEMVGLADRAHRLEKALDAAPGRWDICLMDCPPSLGLLTVNGLVAARHLLVPLQCEFFALEGLSQLLQTVERIRVSFNPSLAILGVALTMFDKRNRLSQAVADDVRACLGQAVFETVVPRNVRLSEAPSHGLPALIYDLKCPGSEAYVRLARELIQRLPRPAEAA, encoded by the coding sequence ATGATCCGGGTCGCGGTGGTCAATCAGAAGGGCGGGGTCGGCAAGACGACGACCGCGATCAACCTTGCAACCGCGCTTGCCGCGATTGGCTGGCGGGTGCTGCTCATCGACCTCGACCCCCAAGGCAACGCCTCGACCGGGCTCGGCGTGCCGCAGTCGAAGCGCGAACGCTCCAGCTACGACGTGCTGATCGGCGCGCAGACGGTGCAGGACAGCGTCATCCCAACCCGCGTGCCCCGTCTCGACCTGCTCCCGGCGACGGTCGACCTGTCGGGCGCGGAGGTCGAAATGGTCGGCCTCGCCGACCGTGCTCACCGGCTGGAGAAAGCACTCGACGCCGCGCCGGGGCGGTGGGACATCTGTTTGATGGACTGCCCGCCGTCGCTCGGGCTGCTGACGGTCAACGGGCTGGTGGCCGCGCGCCACCTGCTGGTGCCGCTGCAGTGCGAATTCTTTGCCCTCGAAGGCTTGAGCCAGCTGTTGCAGACGGTCGAGCGAATCCGCGTGTCCTTCAACCCGTCGCTGGCAATCCTGGGAGTAGCGCTGACCATGTTCGACAAGCGTAACCGGCTGTCCCAGGCGGTCGCCGACGACGTTCGCGCCTGCCTTGGCCAGGCCGTGTTCGAAACGGTGGTGCCGCGCAACGTCCGCCTGTCGGAAGCGCCGAGCCACGGCCTTCCAGCGCTGATCTACGACCTCAAATGCCCCGGCTCCGAAGCCTATGTGCGGCTTGCCCGGGAGCTGATCCAGCGGCTTCCCCGGCCGGCGGAGGCGGCGTGA